In Candidatus Eisenbacteria bacterium, the sequence GGACGACCTGGCTCACGCGGCTTCTCGGCGAGCATCCGCGGCTCGCTTCGGGCGGAGAAACCCACCTCTTCAATCTTTACCTCGAAAAGCTTCTCCGGGAGCGGGAGCGCTGGCTCGATGATTGGGTGGACGAGGAAACGCTCCGCGGGCTGATCCGCGACCTCGCCGCCGGCGTCTTCCGCGCGGCGCTGGAGAAGCGGGGGAAGGTCCGGGTCGTGGAGAAGACCCCCACCCACCGTTATTGGATCGCCGAGATCGATGCGCTTTTTCCCGGTGCGCTCTTCGTCCATTCGGTGCGGGACGGCCGTGACGTGACCCTTTCCCTTCTCCGCCGCCGCAGCAGCAGCCGGGAGACTTGGATCCCGCGGACCACGGCGGGATGTGCCCGCGCCT encodes:
- a CDS encoding sulfotransferase, producing MPPLENPPIFVVGHPRSGTTWLTRLLGEHPRLASGGETHLFNLYLEKLLRERERWLDDWVDEETLRGLIRDLAAGVFRAALEKRGKVRVVEKTPTHRYWIAEIDALFPGALFVHSVRDGRDVTLSLLRRRSSSRETWIPRTTAGCARAWRESVELLRREGERLGPERMIEVRYETLVREPRAELGRLLRFLGEEVPDSEIERILAVHPPRTKSLEKWRRAMSPWARRRFRSAAGATLESLGYPLR